From one Rhopalosiphum padi isolate XX-2018 chromosome 2, ASM2088224v1, whole genome shotgun sequence genomic stretch:
- the LOC132921334 gene encoding dynein axonemal assembly factor 6, which produces MDYIDLKKLSEMLNPPTENSSDSEDDLPKSSLVQLCKSKTGKDTKILTNESIKKIDEKNQKKIELLESEEEKAKNIWQEEEIVAAPEAIDVISDTRVRPEYDVKYQQYVGTEDAFLQMGPKTPLTSSCEAMVIEVKMPGDRMPGICTDITDEAVDIRSPKYRLHVPFPHNVHKQMSKALWNSSTNILTVTVFLKREYDDINF; this is translated from the exons ATGGATtacattgatttaaaaaaattgagtgAAATGCTGAATCCACCAACTGAAAATTCTTCAGACAGCGAAGATGATCTTCCAAAATCATCTTTAGTGCAActtt gtaagtcAAAAACAGGAAAAGATACAAAAATCTTAACAAacgaatctataaaaaaaatcgatgaaaaaaatcaaaaaaaaatcgaattattaGAGTCAGAAGAAGAGAAAGCTAAAAACATATGGCAAGAGGAAGAAATCGTAGCTGCTCCAGAAGCAATTGACGTCATTTCAGACACTAGAGTTAGACCTGAATATGATGTCAAGTATCAACAATATGTCGGAACAGAAGATGCGTTTTTACaa atgGGTCCAAAGACTCCACTGACGTCCAGTTGTGAAGCGATGGTGATTGAAGTGAAGATGCCCGGAGACCGTATGCCAGGCATTTGTACAGATATAACAGATGAAGCTGTTGATATTCGCAGCCCTAAGTATAGACTGCACGTGCCTTTTCCACATAATGTGCACAAACAGATGTCGAAGGCTTTGTGGAATTCCTCAACCAATATTCTTACAGTAACTGTATTTCTAAAACGTGAATACGATGATATAAATTTCTGA